A region from the Mya arenaria isolate MELC-2E11 chromosome 2, ASM2691426v1 genome encodes:
- the LOC128216749 gene encoding chymotrypsinogen 2-like, giving the protein MYKDEVRASYSNHYTVDEVRVTISNHYTVNEVRVTNSNHYTVTTYSSHYNEIRATYSNYSTVNEIRATYSDHYTVDENRATYSDHYTVDEIRVTFSNHYTVDEVRATYYSHYTVYEIRVTFSTHFTVDEVRATYYNHYMVNEVRVTYSNHYTVDKVRATFYSNDMVNEGRATYYRHCMVNEVVRVTPLWTKCSDTSSQAQSCGQSNFSPNPNLAMQYIVGGQVATEGDFPWQVGLVENGYLICGGTYVIGNDGSPKVITAAHCLNGKNPRPADYSIVFGMQSTTSAGSRKVIQATSIKPHAGYNSNTMSNDIAVISFGSTAASVIATTFASPACLPSRIYADAEMSLVSGWGTTSEGGSSSSVLRYVWKPLLSLANCENTGNAGSLDSTMLCAGQTGKDACQGDSGGPLVAYRNTQWELIGVVSWGYGCGAFNYPGVYADTWALRSWINANL; this is encoded by the exons ATGTACAAAGACGAAGTTCGGGCGTCCTATTCGAACCACTACACTGTGGACGAAGTTCGGGTGACCATTTCCAATCACTACACTGTGAACGAAGTTCGAGTGACCAATTCCAACCACTACACTGTGACGACCTATTCCAGCCACTACA ACGAAATTCGGGCGACCTATTCCAACTATTCCACGGTGAACGAAATTCGGGCGACCTATTCCGACCATTACACTGTGGACGAAAATCGGGCGACCTATTCCGACCATTACACTGTGGACGAAATTAGGGTGACCTTTTCCAACCACTACACTGTTGACGAAGTGCGGGCGACCTATTACAGCCACTACACTGTGTACGAAATTCGGGTGACCTTTTCTACCCACTTCACTGTGGACGAAGTTCGGGCGACCTATTACAACCACTACATGGTGAATGAAGTGCGGGTGACCTATTCCAACCACTACACTGTGGACAAAGTGCGGGCGACCTTTTACAGCAACGACATGGTGAATGAAGGGCGGGCGACCTATTACAGGCACTGCATGGTGAATGAAGTGGTGCGGGTGACTCCACTGTGGACGAAGTGCAGTGACACAT CATCCCAGGCGCAGTCCTGCGGACAGAGCAACTTTAGCCCCAATCCGAATTTGGCGATGCAGTACATCGTGGGAGGGCAGGTGGCAACTGAGGGCGACTTCCCATGGCAG GTGGGTCTTGTTGAGAATGGATATCTGATCTGCGGAGGAACCTACGTGATTGGCAACGATGGAAGCCCGAAGGTGATTACCGCCGCTCACTGCCTGAA TGGAAAGAATCCAAGGCCGGCTGACTACTCCATCGTTTTCGGGATGCAAAGCACAACTTCTGCTGGGAGTAGAAAAGTGATCCAGGCCACGTCCATTAAACCTCACGCTGGATACAACAGTAACACCATGTCTAACGACATCGCTGTGATTA GCTTTGGTTCGACTGCCGCCAGCGTAATTGCCACCACGTTCGCCTCCCCCGCCTGTCTGCCTTCAAGAATATACGCTGATGCCGAGATGTCGCTTGTCTCGGGCTGGGGAACAACATCTGAAG GAGGATCAAGCTCCAGCGTCCTTCGTTACGTATGGAAACCATTGTTGAGTTTGGCCAACTGCGAAAACACAGGCAACGCAGGATCCCTTGACAGCACAATGCTCTGCGCTGGACAGACTGGAAAGGACGCTTGCCAG GGCGACTCTGGTGGCCCTCTTGTTGCCTACAGGAACACTCAATGGGAACTCATCG GTGTGGTCAGTTGGGGTTACGGGTGTGGTGCGTTCAACTATCCCGGAGTGTACGCCGACACATGGGCGCTGCGATCCTGGATCAACGCAAACCTCTAG